From a region of the uncultured Desulfatiglans sp. genome:
- a CDS encoding Amino acid or sugar ABC transport system, permease protein: MDMKRDYYEDVQLFSSGVVVFWFLCLIAFLVFFPLFARNYYIYMANYMAINILVAVGLNLLVGYTGQISLGHAGFFALGAYGTIILMSEVHLPFILALPAAALGAALFGFLLGLPALRLEGPYLSIATLGFGLTITQVIGRIELFGGRQGLHTPDLVIGPWRLDSDRDFYYLLVTITVLLTLAARNIIKTKVGRAFIALRDADVAAETMGVNLTLYKTLAFAVSAFYTGIAGGLYAFVLRFIEPEMFGLLMSIIFLAMVVVGGLGSIFGSIAGACLLSWLDLELRNILSIPYLGEWLQALSQSYFSITGVSNIQFIVYGLIMVLIMLFEPLGIYGFWIRSKLYWRTWPF; the protein is encoded by the coding sequence ATGGACATGAAGAGGGATTACTATGAGGATGTACAGCTGTTCAGTTCCGGCGTGGTCGTTTTCTGGTTTCTTTGTCTGATCGCCTTCCTGGTCTTTTTCCCGTTATTCGCTAGAAACTACTATATCTACATGGCCAATTACATGGCCATCAACATCCTCGTGGCGGTCGGTCTGAATCTCCTGGTCGGCTACACGGGGCAGATCTCGCTGGGGCATGCGGGGTTCTTCGCCCTGGGCGCCTACGGCACCATCATCCTGATGTCGGAGGTCCATCTCCCGTTCATCCTGGCGCTCCCCGCCGCGGCGCTCGGTGCGGCGCTCTTCGGCTTCCTCCTCGGCCTTCCGGCCCTGCGTCTGGAAGGCCCCTATCTTTCGATCGCGACCCTCGGGTTCGGCCTGACGATCACCCAGGTGATCGGGCGGATCGAGCTGTTCGGGGGGCGGCAGGGGCTGCACACCCCGGACCTCGTCATCGGTCCCTGGCGCCTGGACTCCGACCGCGATTTCTACTATCTGCTGGTGACCATCACCGTCCTCCTGACGCTGGCTGCACGCAACATCATCAAGACGAAAGTGGGCCGCGCCTTCATCGCCCTGCGCGATGCGGATGTCGCCGCCGAAACGATGGGGGTGAATCTGACGCTCTACAAGACGCTCGCCTTCGCCGTGAGCGCCTTTTACACCGGCATCGCCGGGGGGCTGTACGCCTTCGTCCTCCGGTTCATCGAGCCGGAGATGTTCGGTCTTCTCATGTCCATCATCTTTCTGGCCATGGTGGTCGTTGGAGGGCTCGGCTCCATCTTCGGGTCGATCGCGGGGGCGTGTCTCCTCAGCTGGCTCGACCTCGAGCTGCGCAACATCCTGAGCATCCCCTATCTGGGGGAATGGCTTCAAGCGCTTTCGCAGAGCTATTTCTCGATCACCGGCGTGTCGAATATCCAGTTCATTGTCTATGGACTGATCATGGTCCTGATCATGCTCTTCGAGCCGCTCGGGATCTATGGCTTCTGGATTCGAAGCAAGCTGTACTGGCGCACCTGGCCCTTCTAG
- a CDS encoding conserved hypothetical protein (Evidence 4 : Unknown function but conserved in other organisms) has protein sequence MEADMIDPLDKKIIAQIQGDIPLEARPFAVIAARLGIQETEVIERIRRLKAHGTIRRFGATLRHQEAGFGANAMVAWRVPDERIDEVGEALARFPAVTHCYHRPPQGEWPFNLYTMVHGSSREECRRMAREMSEAVQIRDYTLLFSEREFKKTSMAYF, from the coding sequence ATGGAAGCCGATATGATCGACCCGCTCGACAAGAAAATCATCGCCCAGATCCAGGGAGACATCCCCTTGGAGGCGCGGCCTTTCGCTGTCATCGCGGCGCGGCTTGGCATCCAGGAAACTGAAGTGATCGAGCGGATCCGCCGCCTGAAGGCGCACGGAACCATCCGCCGCTTCGGCGCCACCCTCCGCCATCAGGAGGCCGGATTCGGCGCCAATGCCATGGTGGCCTGGCGCGTGCCCGATGAGCGCATCGACGAGGTGGGGGAAGCGCTGGCGCGGTTCCCGGCGGTAACGCATTGCTATCACAGGCCGCCTCAGGGCGAGTGGCCTTTCAACCTGTACACGATGGTTCACGGGAGCAGCCGGGAGGAATGCCGCCGGATGGCGCGCGAGATGTCGGAGGCCGTCCAGATTCGGGATTACACCCTGTT
- a CDS encoding conserved hypothetical protein (Evidence 4 : Unknown function but conserved in other organisms), translating into MFAFDKIAERRIQEALDRGEFKDLPGRGKPLQIEDDSGIPEDLRMAYKILKNADCLPPELQLKKEIRQMEDLLEGIPDERERYKLIKKINYQIMKLNMMGHKSPLLEETEIYYHKVADKLAGK; encoded by the coding sequence ATGTTTGCATTCGACAAGATCGCCGAGCGGCGCATTCAGGAAGCCTTGGACCGGGGGGAGTTCAAAGATCTGCCGGGCCGCGGCAAGCCCCTCCAAATCGAGGATGACAGCGGCATCCCCGAGGACCTCAGGATGGCCTACAAGATTTTGAAAAACGCCGATTGCCTCCCGCCGGAATTGCAGCTCAAGAAGGAAATCCGGCAGATGGAAGATCTGTTGGAGGGCATTCCTGACGAGAGGGAGCGTTACAAGCTCATCAAGAAGATCAATTACCAGATCATGAAACTCAACATGATGGGGCACAAGTCGCCCCTGCTGGAGGAGACGGAGATATACTATCATAAAGTCGCCGACAAACTAGCGGGGAAGTGA